The genomic window CCTTCTGCCCTTCCGCGCTGGCGACTTCGGAATCGCTTTGCTTGAGCTGTATCTGGTTGTCGATGCCCGCGGCCACGCGCTGGCGCGTAAGGTCACGTGCTTCGCTGGCACGCTTCAGTTCGGCAGCAGCGACATCCTGTTGCACATAGGCGTAGCTGAGTTGCACATAGGCGCGTCCAACATTGGTCGACAATTCGATACGTGCCGCCTGCGCATCCACTTCCGAGGCGCGCAACTGGCCCAGTGATGCTTCCCACGCAGCGCGCTGGCCGCCCCACAAGTCCAGATCCCATTTGAAGCTGCCGTAGACGTATTTGGCAGCGCCCAGGTGACCATTGCCCAGCGCGGGAATCGATGTGGGGATGCGCGCTTCGGCAACGCTACCGCCCACGCCGACGGTCGGCTCACGTGCTGCATCCGCAGCGCCAGCCGCAGCCTGGGCGGCGCGTGCGCGTGCATCGGCGACGGCAAGCGTTGGATTGTCATGCAGTGCCTCGGCGATCAGCGCATTGAGTTGCGGATCACCCAGCCCGGTCCACCAATCCTGCTTCGGCCACGCCGCATCGGACACCTGCACCTTCGCCAGACTGCGGTCGGCCTTGAGCGAAGAAGGATCGATCGGCGTGCCGTCCGGATGAATGCCGCCGCTCGTGGCGCAACCCGCCAACGCAAACGTCAGTCCGACAGCAGCCGCAAGAATGTGCAGACGCATGGCTTTCAAGTCTCGATGTGTTTAGCAAAGGTGTCGGAAAGACACGTCCGGGTGCTTTTCCAACTCACCCGCTGCGGCACGTGTCCGTATCGGGCTCCGGTGGATCCAGCCAGTTCGTCGGGATCCACGACAGGTCATCCATGGCCTGCTTCAGTCGGCTGCGCTTCACAGCCTGGTTGGATGAATCAGTTCTTGTCGCGAAGCGCGTGCAGTACGCGCTCCAGGTAGTTGTGCAAGTTCTTGCTTTCGGTTTCGCTCAATGACCGCTGAGCTGCTTGCAAGACACGTTCGTTGCACCCTGTCAGTTGCTGCCACAGCGTACTGCCGTTCTCTGTCAGCTCGATGCGCAGGGCGCGACGGTCCTGCTCATGCGGATGCCGGCGTAGAAAGCCCCTGCTCTCCAGCTGATCGAGCTGGCGTGTCATGGCGCCGCCATCCAGTTCCACGGAACGGGCCAGCTCGGTAGCCGTCATCGGGCCGAGCACGGCCAGCCGCTTGAGGATCAGGAACTGAGTAAAGCGCAAATCCAGGCCCTTGGCAGCGATTTCCGCTTCAATGCCGCGCACGAGTTCCGAGCGGACGAGGCCTATCAACACACCAAGGCTTTCCTGGCTGATGGGGGTAATGAGCGGTCCTGTGTTCATGGGGGCGCACTCTATTGCCCTGCACAATATTTGTCAAGGCAAATATAGTTTACGCACCTATTGTTTCAGCAAATGGACAGAAATGAACTACTTGCGTGGCTGGCCGGTCAGTTCGGCCAGCTCGTCGTCCAACCAGGCACGCAGTGCCGGGTCGCGCAGTTCGAACAGCTCGAATACACCCAGCGCCCGCAGCGCCGGCAACTGGGCCAGCAGGCGCGGTTCCATGGCGCGGCGCATCGGCTCGGGGGTTGCCGGGTCCAACATCTGATGCGCGCAGGCAACAAAGGTCTCCAGCGGGGTCTTGGAAACCTGGGACTTCAGAGACACCAATTGAATCGGGGACATGGCCTTTCCTTTTCTTATCAGCGTTGCTGTGCAGTCGCGGGACCGCTCATGAAGACGGACGAATGAGACGTGCCGTGACAGACATTGCTTTGGGTCAGACAACGGGATATCGCGCGAGTGCGCGCTCCTGCGGGTCTGGCAGATTCAGGAACCGCGAGCGGCGGCAGCGGCTGGGGACGGCTCTAACACCGGATAACGCAAAGCTTAGGCAAAGTCCGATCGAACCTGATAACGTTATTTGGACAAAAAATGTCGAGTTTCAGCCATGACGCGATCCAAAGCAGAGCTGTACGAATACATCGAGCAGGCGGGCGGCCCACCCATCGTTGCCCACTGGAGCGAAGGCGAAGCGACCAGCGAATACCGCCAGGACACGCACACCTACGACTGGCACAGCCATGTGCGCGGCCAGTTCTGGTGCACGGAAAGCGGGTTGGTGCACATCCACACCGCCCGCGGCTCGTGGCTGCTGCCGCCGCATCGCGCTGGCTGGATGCCACCCGGTGAAATGCACAAAGTCACCCTCAGCGGCGTGTTGAGTGGCTGGGGCGTATTCCTGACGCCAGAGATCTGCCACTGCCTGCCCGACCATCCCTGCGTGATCGGCATCACCCCCTTGATGCGCGAGCTGGTGCGGCGCGCCAGTTTATGGACCTGGAACACCGAGCTCGATGATCGGCAGGATCGTTTGATGACCGTGTTACTGGACGAAATAAGCAACGCGGCGCACGAACCCGTGTTGCACCTGCCCATGCCCGACGACCGTCGCCTGCTGCGCATCGTGCATGCCGTGATCGAACAACCGCAGGACAACCGCAGCCTGGAGGAATGGGCCGCGTGGGCAGGGCTTTCGCCGCGCACGCTGAGTCGGCTGTTCCGCGTGGAAACGGCGCTGAGTTTTGCGCAATGGCGGCAACAGGCGCGTTTGACCAAGGGGCTTGAACAGCTGGCTGATGGCGTACCCGTTGCCACCGTGGCGGATGGATTGGGCTATGCCAGCACCAGCGCTTTCATCGCCATGTTCCGCAAGAGCTTTGGCCGCCCGCCGGCGCAGTACTTCGGGCAACGCGCAGCCTGAGGCAAGGGGCCCTTGTGATGGCGCCACAGCGCCCTTATAGTTGAGCAATCACTCAATCATTTAGCCGCAACATGGCCCGCCCCCGCAGCGAAGACAAACGCAACGCCATCCTGGAAGCCGCCACCGAGATCGTGGCGGAGCAGGGCGTGAGCGCACCGACCGCGAAGATCGCCAAGCGGGCGGGGGTCGCCGAGGGCAGCCTGTTCACCTATTTCGAGAACAAGGACGTCTTGCTCAACCAGCTGTATCTGGCGCTGAAAGACGACCTCCGCCACGCCATGCTGGATGGTTTTCCCGCGGCCGAGCGCATCGCGGTGCAAGCCCGGCATGTCTGGAACGGCTATATCGACTGGGGCGTGGCCAACCCGCTCAAGCGCAAGGCCATGTCCCAGTTGACGGTGTCTGACCGGATCAGTCCCCAAAGCCGTGAAGCCGGCATGGCCGGTTTCAGCCGGGTCAACGCCATGTTGCAGGAGAGCTTGACGGGCGGTGTCCTGAAGGACCAGCCGCCATCGTTCGCCGGGGCCATCATGTCGTCGCTGGCCGAAACCACCATGGAATTCATCATCCGCGAACCGGCCATGGCCGAGCGCTACAGGGACGCCGGTTTCGACGCGCTCTGGGCGGCCTTCACCAAACACTGAGCTGTTTTTTTGATCACTTAATGAGTGTGTACATACTCAACTAAAAGCAACCACCG from Dyella caseinilytica includes these protein-coding regions:
- a CDS encoding MarR family winged helix-turn-helix transcriptional regulator — protein: MNTGPLITPISQESLGVLIGLVRSELVRGIEAEIAAKGLDLRFTQFLILKRLAVLGPMTATELARSVELDGGAMTRQLDQLESRGFLRRHPHEQDRRALRIELTENGSTLWQQLTGCNERVLQAAQRSLSETESKNLHNYLERVLHALRDKN
- a CDS encoding AraC family transcriptional regulator — encoded protein: MTRSKAELYEYIEQAGGPPIVAHWSEGEATSEYRQDTHTYDWHSHVRGQFWCTESGLVHIHTARGSWLLPPHRAGWMPPGEMHKVTLSGVLSGWGVFLTPEICHCLPDHPCVIGITPLMRELVRRASLWTWNTELDDRQDRLMTVLLDEISNAAHEPVLHLPMPDDRRLLRIVHAVIEQPQDNRSLEEWAAWAGLSPRTLSRLFRVETALSFAQWRQQARLTKGLEQLADGVPVATVADGLGYASTSAFIAMFRKSFGRPPAQYFGQRAA
- a CDS encoding TetR/AcrR family transcriptional regulator, with translation MARPRSEDKRNAILEAATEIVAEQGVSAPTAKIAKRAGVAEGSLFTYFENKDVLLNQLYLALKDDLRHAMLDGFPAAERIAVQARHVWNGYIDWGVANPLKRKAMSQLTVSDRISPQSREAGMAGFSRVNAMLQESLTGGVLKDQPPSFAGAIMSSLAETTMEFIIREPAMAERYRDAGFDALWAAFTKH